One bacterium genomic region harbors:
- a CDS encoding porin family protein, whose translation MKISVWVLPVLLLAPLVTAPAFGEENGCQGGDRVTPVTAFGRPQTTFSRESAATEEELQRLFVTYEDDLRAVLELAGWGGDPDELFAAVRAGKAEEASLSPGTEFEWMAFRKRGKPACVKNIMWKGAEPAPVWSVEVESNGYHYTMTVPKSCLNLSMTRGSGRMVPAPPPTCELAASFDAESDTITVRGSTDGAALVVTSVGEPSGPGDLARLESAGENVWTYKPTDDGRYSFTANARQESGSQNTDCSAGVDVERRKPKFDCVATVDPDTGLINVDCTKSVGDVEITGIALPDGGAGDLSALMAAGPSKWTFDPADTLPRKPGDYDYTFSGVARLNGFEDSGSVSATVNVPPRGGSWIFRFFGAAADASGDSIMTGPVRQDPDDLLSPFVSTKRMIGDGTGFGLGLERLINDRYGVELDALFIDLDGNRIFDMGDEWTMSNPGVGFDAISVGLNVHLTPEKLYDVFIGPFVSNVSYSDGGFNVTEPDFGSEVGIGAKIGADWYFGGQSKWALATAIRYLPIKAGDDDNEFDVDPLIGTVGLGVRF comes from the coding sequence ATGAAGATTTCTGTCTGGGTTCTGCCGGTTCTGCTGTTGGCCCCACTGGTCACGGCGCCCGCGTTCGGCGAAGAGAACGGGTGTCAGGGTGGGGATCGAGTGACTCCGGTGACGGCCTTCGGGCGCCCGCAGACGACGTTCTCGCGGGAGTCGGCCGCGACCGAGGAGGAGCTGCAGCGGCTTTTCGTGACCTACGAGGACGATCTGAGGGCGGTCCTCGAGTTGGCGGGATGGGGTGGAGATCCGGACGAGCTCTTCGCCGCGGTGCGAGCCGGAAAGGCCGAGGAAGCGTCGTTGTCTCCGGGCACGGAGTTCGAGTGGATGGCCTTCCGCAAGCGCGGCAAGCCGGCTTGTGTGAAGAACATCATGTGGAAAGGCGCGGAGCCGGCCCCGGTCTGGAGTGTCGAGGTCGAGTCCAACGGCTACCACTACACGATGACCGTTCCGAAGAGCTGCCTGAACTTGTCGATGACGCGTGGTTCCGGTCGCATGGTACCGGCGCCGCCACCGACTTGCGAGCTGGCCGCGTCTTTCGACGCCGAGTCCGACACGATTACGGTGCGCGGCTCGACCGACGGCGCCGCACTCGTGGTGACGAGTGTCGGGGAGCCGAGCGGCCCCGGTGATCTCGCGAGGCTCGAGAGCGCCGGCGAGAACGTATGGACCTATAAGCCGACGGACGACGGCCGCTACTCCTTTACCGCCAACGCGCGCCAGGAGTCGGGCAGCCAGAATACCGATTGCAGCGCGGGCGTCGACGTCGAGCGCCGCAAGCCGAAGTTCGACTGCGTCGCCACTGTCGATCCGGACACGGGCCTGATCAATGTCGATTGCACGAAGAGCGTGGGTGATGTCGAGATCACCGGAATCGCCCTGCCCGACGGTGGCGCCGGAGACCTTTCCGCCCTGATGGCGGCGGGGCCGAGCAAGTGGACCTTTGATCCGGCCGACACGCTACCCAGGAAGCCGGGTGACTACGACTACACGTTCTCGGGTGTCGCTCGCTTGAACGGCTTCGAGGATTCGGGTTCGGTGAGCGCGACGGTCAACGTGCCGCCGCGTGGCGGCAGCTGGATCTTCCGTTTCTTCGGTGCCGCGGCCGACGCCTCGGGCGACAGCATTATGACTGGCCCGGTCCGCCAGGACCCGGACGACCTGCTGTCTCCCTTCGTCAGCACCAAGCGGATGATCGGCGACGGCACCGGCTTCGGTCTCGGCCTCGAGAGGTTGATCAACGATAGATACGGCGTGGAGTTGGATGCATTGTTCATCGACCTCGACGGCAACCGCATCTTTGACATGGGCGACGAGTGGACGATGTCGAATCCCGGCGTCGGTTTCGACGCAATCAGCGTTGGCCTCAACGTCCACCTGACGCCGGAGAAGCTTTACGACGTTTTCATCGGGCCGTTTGTGAGCAACGTCAGCTACAGCGACGGCGGCTTCAACGTGACCGAGCCCGACTTCGGTAGCGAGGTCGGCATTGGGGCCAAAATCGGAGCGGATTGGTACTTCGGCGGGCAGAGCAAGTGGGCTCTGGCGACGGCGATCCGCTACCTGCCGATCAAGGCTGGTGACGACGACAACGAGTTCGACGTCGATCCGCTGATCGGAACGGTCGGCCTGGGCGTGCGTTTCTAG
- a CDS encoding BlaI/MecI/CopY family transcriptional regulator — protein sequence MSRKYQLGDLQLAIMKVLWAQGRASASSVHRALWEERGLAPTTIATMLRKMEEKGVVSHRLDGRKFIYEPEITEDGVRRSMVEQVAQRLFRGDVAAFASYLISEGEIDSDELSELEKLVAEKGRKGREHRS from the coding sequence ATGAGCCGTAAGTACCAGCTGGGAGATCTGCAGTTGGCGATCATGAAAGTCCTGTGGGCGCAAGGAAGAGCCAGCGCCTCGAGCGTGCACCGAGCGCTCTGGGAGGAGCGCGGCCTGGCGCCGACCACGATCGCGACCATGCTGCGCAAGATGGAGGAGAAGGGCGTCGTGTCGCACCGGCTCGACGGCCGGAAGTTCATCTACGAGCCGGAGATCACCGAAGACGGTGTCCGCCGCTCGATGGTCGAACAGGTCGCTCAGCGGCTCTTTCGGGGTGATGTGGCCGCTTTTGCGAGTTATCTGATCTCCGAGGGCGAGATCGATTCGGACGAGCTTTCCGAGCTCGAGAAGCTGGTGGCCGAGAAGGGCCGGAAAGGACGGGAGCACAGATCATGA
- a CDS encoding M56 family metallopeptidase, whose protein sequence is MTDTILAWLLTYWLHSTIALGGMWLASRFLRNRNLALEEAGWKAALFVTLFTSALQLGLASVVEYRPLAGALVLEAAEPRPQAVDIRMSEPREKAFDLRGDAENDGAEATMTTPSPDPMATGAGLSLGMARPRGRILAIALFLWLVATSILLTRFVISYVLLLSRLKGRRRLSSGPHVALLARLRRRAGVARRVGLSVCTALAVPLALGLRRWEVCLPSKVTEEFSAEEQETVLAHELAHLVRYDALWLLAVRMLAGSFFFQPLNFVAVSRLGALSELRCDDWAVERTGRPVTLAKCLTRVASWRSNRWGAFPVPAMASSSRSQFGARVRRLVARSYP, encoded by the coding sequence ATGACGGACACGATTCTCGCCTGGCTTCTGACCTACTGGCTGCACAGTACGATCGCCCTCGGCGGAATGTGGCTGGCATCGCGGTTTCTGCGGAATCGCAATCTGGCTCTCGAGGAGGCCGGATGGAAGGCCGCGCTCTTTGTGACCTTGTTCACCTCGGCCTTGCAGCTGGGCCTAGCCAGCGTGGTCGAGTACCGACCTCTGGCGGGCGCGCTCGTGCTCGAAGCCGCTGAACCAAGACCTCAGGCGGTGGATATCCGGATGTCGGAGCCCAGGGAGAAGGCGTTCGATCTGCGCGGCGACGCCGAGAACGACGGGGCAGAGGCAACCATGACCACGCCCTCGCCCGATCCGATGGCGACCGGCGCAGGCTTGAGCCTCGGGATGGCCAGACCGCGCGGCCGGATCCTGGCCATCGCCCTCTTTCTCTGGTTGGTCGCGACCTCGATTCTGCTCACGAGATTCGTCATCAGCTACGTGCTGCTTTTGAGTCGACTGAAGGGTAGACGTCGGCTCTCGAGCGGACCACACGTTGCGCTTTTGGCACGCCTGAGACGGCGCGCCGGAGTGGCTCGCAGAGTCGGGCTGTCGGTGTGCACGGCGCTGGCGGTGCCCCTGGCCTTGGGTTTGCGTCGTTGGGAAGTGTGTCTTCCCAGCAAGGTGACGGAGGAGTTCAGTGCGGAAGAGCAGGAGACCGTGCTGGCGCACGAACTGGCCCATCTGGTGAGGTACGACGCTCTCTGGCTGCTCGCCGTGCGAATGCTGGCCGGTAGCTTCTTTTTCCAACCTCTGAACTTCGTCGCCGTGAGCAGGCTGGGTGCGCTCTCCGAGCTGCGCTGTGACGACTGGGCCGTAGAGCGCACCGGCCGGCCGGTGACGCTCGCCAAGTGCCTGACCCGAGTCGCCTCCTGGCGCTCGAACCGCTGGGGCGCCTTTCCGGTACCTGCGATGGCGAGCTCCTCCCGGTCACAGTTCGGTGCTCGGGTCCGCCGGCTCGTGGCTAGGAGCTACCCGCA